In Mangrovibacterium diazotrophicum, the genomic stretch ACAGACTACGGCCGTTTCCTTCAGTTTGAAACTTTGACCCTTTGCCCAATCGACACCCGCTTGATTGAACGAAAACTTTTATCGGAATCAGAAATCAACTGGTTAAACGACTACCACCATCGCTGCTACGATGAACTCTCTCCGTTTGTGAATGACGAAGAAAAAGAATTTTTGAAGCAGACAACAGCTGCTATCTAAATAGAAAAAGCCGGTCGATGACCGGCTTTTTTATGCTTGCTATTTTCAATTTTATTCATTCATCGAAATCAGGAACTCTTCAACCGAAGCACTTCTCATGATACGGGTTTTGATGAATTCCATTGCCTCCAGCGAGTTCATGTCGGCCAGGTAGTTACGCAAAATCCAAATCTTGTCCATAATTGGTTTCGGCAGCAACATATCTTCGCGACGTGTGCTTGAAGATACAATATCCACAGCAGGGAAAATACGCTTGTTGGAAAGCTTGCGATCCAACTGAAGTTCCATGTTACCTGTTCCCTTGAATTCTTCGAAGATTACATCGTCCATTTTTGATCCGGTTTCGGTCAAAGCTGTTGACAATATCGTCAATGAACCACCTTCTTCAATGTTACGGGCAGCACCAAAGAAACGCTTCGGTTTGTGCAATGCATTGGCATCAACCCCACCCGACAGCACTTTACCTGAAGCCGGAGCTACGGTGTTGTAAGCACGTGCCAAACGTGTAATCGAGTCCAACAGGATTACAACATCGTGACCACATTCAACCAAACGTTTTGCTTTTTCCAGAACCATACCGGCAACACGTACGTGGCGTTCAGCCGGCTCGTCGAATGTTGATGAAATCACTTCAGCATTTACGCTGCGAGCCATATCTGTCACCTCTTCCGGACGTTCGTCGATCAACAATACAATCATGTAAACCTCAGGATGGTTGGCTGCAATCGCGTTGGCAATCTCTTTCAACAACATGGTTTTACCCGTTTTCGGTTGAGCTACAATCAAGCCACGTTGTCCCTTACCGATCGGCGAGAACAAATCAACAACACGAGTTGAAATATTGTCGTGACCATTTCCGGTGATGTTGAATTTCTCGGTCGGGAACAAAGGAGTCAAGTGATCGAATGGCACGCGATCGCGGATATAATCCGGCGTACGACCATTGATTGACAACACTTTAATCAACGGGAAATATTTTTCACCTTCTTTCGGAGGACGAATTGTTCCTTCGACAGTATCACCTGTTTTCAGTCCGAACAATTTGATCTGAGACTGCGAAACATAAATATCGTCCGGTGAATTCAAATAATTGTAATCGCTTGAACGCAAAAAGCCGTAACCATCAGGCATAATTTCCAGCACACCCGCATTGGTGATAATACCTTCAAACTCGTAAGGTTTTTCGTGTGAATGGCCATTACCACCTGATCCACCTTGTTTTGGCTTATTTTGTCCTTGTTGATTTTCCCACTTTTGATGTGGTTTATTTTTTGGACGTTGGTCCTGCTGCTTGTACTCTTTTTGTTGATCGCGAGAAAAATCTCTCTTTTGATCCTGGCCGCCTTGTGGATTTTGAGCTACCGGAGTTTCGCGTTCCTGAACCTTTTCTTCCTGCTTAAATTCAGGTTTTGAAATCGGTTCCTGTTTCTCTTCCTTAGCTACCGGAGCATCTTGTTGTTGATCCGCTTCTTCCCTATTTTGCTCTGCCTCACGCTGACGTTGTTTTTTTGCAAAATCAAATGCTGAGGCCGCTTTTATCACAACTGCTGTACGACGACGTTTTTTGGGTTGTTCGTCCGTATTATCATCCTGCTTTGAGTCGTCTTCAGACTTGTCGTCCTGTTTAACATTCTTTGCAGGATTCGGTTTTGCCTTTGCAATATTTTCTTTGGAAGATTCAGATTTCTTTTCTGATGCAAGAATAGCTTGAGTATCTAATATCTTGTAAATCAAATCCTGTTTCTTATAGGATTCTATTTTTTTGATTTTAAGCTCCTTCGCTATTTCCCGCAAATCAGGAAGCAACTTTCGGCTTAATTCAATAATATCGTACATATTTTGAAAATTATTTTAACATCCCAAAAACTTATCTGGAGAAGTGTGTGATAAAAGGATTAAGAATATGGATTTATAGATTCTTGCGAATTATTCTGCAATAATAACTAATAACTCGTTAAAACCAAAAAAATCGGATTTTTTTTAAATACCTTCAAATCCGCGCTCTCAGTACATTCAATACAAAATTAGAAACAATCAAAAAAAATAAAAGTTCGTTCATGTAGCGAAACAGACATTTCGCCCTTAAAAACATCTCATTCATAAAAATATGGGCAAGTTCTTCACGTTTAATTCTAGTAATGATTAATTTCGGCACTGAACAATACCTACTAGGAACTGGTTTAGATGATCGAACCGTACCCAAATTATAACTAACATAACTCGGTAACCACATGAGGCAGCTTAAGATAACGAAACAGGTAACGAATAGAGAAACCTTATCGCTGGATAAGTATCTCCACGAGATCGGTAAAGTAGAACTTCTTAGCGCTGAAAAAGAAGTTGAATTGGCCAAAAAAATCAGAAAAGGCGACCGTCGTGCCTTGGAAGAATTAATCAAGGCAAATCTACGTTTTGTCGTCTCTGTTTCTAAACAATATCAAAATCAAGGATTAAGTCTACCCGACCTTATTAATGAAGGCAATTTAGGCCTGATAAAAGCCGCACAGCGTTTTGATGAAACGCGCGGTTTCAAATTTATTTCCTACGCTGTTTGGTGGATTCGCCAATCGATTCTGCAGGCCTTGGCTGAGCAAGCTCGTATTGTCAGATTACCTTTGAATAAGATCGGATCAATCAATAAAATTAACCGGACATTCTCGAAGCTCGAACAGGAGTTCCAGCGTGAGCCGACCCCGGAAGAAGTAGCAGGCATTCTGGAAACGTCATCAGATATGGTGGAAGAAGCGATCAAGGTATCGAATCACCACGTATCGATGGATGCGCCGTTGCGCGACGAAGACGACAATAGTCTTTACGACGTCATGCTGAATGACGAATCGCCAAGTCCGGACAGTGGCCTGATCACAAATTCACTCCGAAAAGAGATCGAACGTACGCTTTCAACCCTGGGGGAACGCGAAGCCGAAATTCTGAAGCACTACTTCGGGCTGAATGGCTACCGGCAACACACCTTGGAGGAAATCGGTGACATCTTCAATTTAACTCGGGAACGGGTGCGCCAGATCAAAGAAAAATCGATCAAAAAATTAAAAAACAATTACCGGAACCGCTTGTTAAAAGCATATCTTGGACAGTAGAACCGAATTTCGATTCTACTTTTTTTATCAATTGATCTAAAAACTTACTTTTGGGTCAAAATTCCTTTTTATGTCGAAAAGATTAGTTGCTCCTTCTATTTTATCTGCAGACTTCAACCGCTTGGGTGAGGATATTGAAATGATTAACCAAAGTGATGCCGACTACATTCACTGCGATGTGATGGACGGCGTTTTTGTACCCAACATTTCATTCGGTATCCCGATCATTCAGCATGTGAAAAAAGTGGCCACAAAGCCACTTGATGTGCACCTCATGATCGTCAATCCCGACCAGTACATCGAGACTTTCAAAGCTGCAGGAGCATCAATCCTTACCGTACATTACGAGGCTTGCACGCACCTCCACCGCACCATCGGCAACATCAAAGCCAACGGTATGAAAGCCAGTGTCTGCCTCAATCCGCACACTCCGGTTCACCTCCTGGAAGATATTATTGGCGATCTGGATATGGTTCTGTTGATGTCGGTAAACCCCGGTTTTGGTGGCCAAAAATTTATTGAGAACACTTACGACAAAGTGCGCAAACTGAAAAAGATGATCGAAGCTAAGAATCCGGATTGTTTGATTGAAGTTGACGGGGGCGTTAATTTTGAAACGGGCAAAAAATTGATTGAGGCTGGTGTTGACGTTTTGGTTGCAGGAAGCTTTGTTTTTGGCTCAGACGACCCTATCGATACGATCGGTAAGCTCAAACTAGTGTAAAACAAGCGAGCTTCTCTTTTCGGTTGTGTGGCAATCTTTGGCAACCGATAAGCCTTTTAGGCTGCAGGCTGTTGTACATCCGCCGCACTGTCCACTTTCCGGACGTTTCTTCGGCACTGCGATAAACAGTCGCTCAAACGCTTTCAGAAAGCGAAAACCGGCAAAACCGACCGCAATCGCGATAATCGTGTATGTAATTAATTCCTGAATCATACAATCACTTTAAATGCATTTCCCAACGGATTGTTCACTCGCTAACTGAAGAACCAGCGTCCTACGATTACGGTAAGGTAAGCCATCCCCCACGCCAGCAGCGTTGTGTAAACCATAGTAAATACCGCCCAGAAGACTTTTCCCGATTCATTTCGAATGGTTGCAATAACGCCGATACACGGGAAATAAACCAATACAAAAATCAGAAAGGCCAAGGCAACCGGCAATGTAATTACAGATTGTCCTTTGAGGTCGCCGCTTCGGTACTTTTCCATTTTCAATTTATCGCCAAGCGAAACAGTGCTGTCGTCATCTACCTGGTACAATACACCCAAAGTGCTGACAACAATTTCTTTTGCGGGCAAGCCTGCCACCAAAGCAATACTCATTTTCCAATCGAAACCAAGTGGTTTCATCACCGGCTCGACGAACTGACCAATTTGGCCTAAATAGGAATTCTGAAGCCGGACTGATTCCTGTTCAACCCGCAGCTGGTGAATCGCTCCTTGTGTGTCGGCTGTCCCATCTGCTTCCAGTTGTGCAATTTGGGTACCGATGGCATCAGATTGAACGCTTTGTCGAGGGAAATAACCAAGTGCCCAGACAATGACAACGCCAATCAAAATCACGCCGGCGATTTTGCGCAGATACTGGTAACTTTTGTCCCACATGTGTACCACAATATTCCGAAAAGTAGGAATACGATACGGTGGCAATTCCAAAACAAACGGCGTTTCCTTATTTCTGAAAATCGTTTTATTGAAAATCTGCGCCATCAAAAAGGCGATAATAATTCCCGCAAAATAAATTCCACCCAAAACCAAGGCAGGAGATCCGGGGAAGAACGCCGAAATGAACAGTACATAAACGGGCAAGCGCGCACTGCACGACATGAAGGGAATAATCAGCATCGTCAAAAGCCGATCGCCCGGATTACGCAAGGTTCGGGTTGCCATAATTGCCGGCACATTACATCCAAATCCCATAATCATCGGGATGAACGAGCGACCGTGCAGGCCAAAAAAGTGCATCACTTTATCCATAATGAAAGCCGCCCGCGCCATGTAACCCGAGTCTTCCATCAATGAGATAAAGAAAAAGAGGATCAAAATATTGGGTAGGAAAACAAGCACACTGCCCGTCCCGTCAATAATTCCGTTGGTCAACAAATCCCGCAGCATTCCGGACGCCATCATCCCCCGAACCGAGTTGCCGATAAAAGCAACCAGACTTTCGATCCAGCCCATAGGGTATGCACCCAAGGTAAAGGTGGCGTAAAAGGTTGCAAAAATGAGGATGATGAAAATTGGCATCCCCAATAACGGGTGCGTTAAAAATTTGTCAATTTTCTCCGACTGCGACTTTTCCGGGTTAATTCGTTGCTTAAAAGTCTCCTTCAGCGCCCCTGCAATAAACCCGTATTTGGCATCAGTGATGATGGTTTCGCTGTCCTCATTGTAGAGCGTTTCAATGCGCACACACTCTTCTTTCGTAACAGCTTTTATCTCGTCAAAATTGGTATATTTCGACAAATTGAAAAGCGTTTCATTGTCTTTTTCGAGCAACTTAAGCGCCATAAACCGAGACGAGATCTTATCCGCAATAGGGCGGTTTTGGCGAACTTTCTCACGAATCCGCTTGATCGATTTCTCGATCTCCATCCCGTAATTGATGTGGATGTGCCGAACAATCGGGTCACGATCTTCATACACATCAATCGCTTTTTGAAGAAGCTCGTCAATCCCCTTCCCCTTCGAACTTACGGTTGGGATAAAAGGGATACCGGTTAGTTTCCCCAGTTTTTCGTAGTTAAAAATGCTTTTGTTCCGAACCAGTTCGTCGTACATATTCAGGGCACAAACGACCTTAATATCCATATCGATCAACTGGGTAGTAAGAAACAAATTCCGCTCCAAGTTGGACGAATCGACCACGTTGATGACGATATCAGGCGTCTCCTTCCAAATGAACTTTCGAACGTAAATTTCTTCAGGAGAATATGCAGTCAATGAATATGTTCCGGGTAAATCGATCAGATTAAACTGGTAGCCAAATTGCTTGAAAGATGCCTTTTTCGCATCAACGGTTACACCGCTGTAGTTACCCACATGCTCTTTCGAGCCCGACAGAAAATTAAACAGGGTTGTCTTTCCGCAGTTGGGGTTACCAACCAAAGCGATATTGATGATTTTTCCTTTTTCAGTAGCCGAACGCTTCAGAACTTCGCGATCAATCACTCCTTCGTAACCAAGCGGTGTCGTGTGCTTCGCTTCGTCCAGCGAAACCACTTCAATCAGGTTGGCTTCCGACCGCCGCAAGGTAATATTGTAATCCAGAATCTTGAACTCGATGGGCCCTTTGAAAGGTGTATTTTTGATCACCTTCACTTCTTTCCCCTTCACAAATCCCATCTCGGTAATTCGTTTCCGGAAAGAGCCGTGACCGAGCACTTTTGTTATGATAACTGATTCGCTATTTTTTACCTCTGAAAGTCTCACCCGTTGATATCCTCACCCTAGTTTGAATTACATAAAACAGACTCGCAAAGATAGCTTAGTTTTTAAAATAACTTTAAAAAATTACGAAAAGCCGCGCAAGGTATACCCTTTCGTTTATCTTTGTAAGCTGACGCATTGACTATGGAAGAAAATAATAATCTTAAAAAGATTCAGGAAGCCATTGAATCTCTCCCCGACAATTTCAGCATCTTGGAAGAACAAATCGATGTGGAGCTTCAGATGGAATATTTTGAATTCACAAAAGATAAAGATAACAACCAGGGAATTGATGATTTTGAGGCAGCAGAGCAGCAACTTTACGATCCCGATATTGAAGATACCGAAAAGAAACGCTTACTGGTTCGCCTTGCGGGACACGATAAAGTGGAAGCCTTCCGTATTATTGAGCGTTTTCAGGCACAAGCCGAAGGAATGATGCGGAATTGGGCGATCCTGGCCATCCAGGAAAGTCGCATGATTTTGCAAAGTTCACTGCTCGACGAGCAACAGGTTTTTATTTCAACCGGTTTAGGAGGTAAAGGTCAGAATATTCGCTATTTCATCACCCTACTCAATCAGGATACCGAAGTCGATTTTACAGATACCCAGAAGAAATTAATCTCAACCGAATTCCAGTATTTTCTGAATAAAAGCGAAGGCGAGCTGGAAGAAATGAATTTTGTGAAAGGTTTCGCAACAGGCTTATTTCTCTTCCCCCTGAAAAAGAACCTGCAGGATATTTTCAAATCATTTATCGACGAATGCAACCAATACGGCAATTTCCTGCGCGAGGACGTCATCATCACCAACGTTAAGCAACTATCACTCGACGAAATAAAAACATTCCTCAAACAAGAAGAGGAAGAATCAGAACAAGAAGACGAAAATGACACAGAAGAAGATTAATCTGGCACTTCAAGTGCTCCCTCAAGCGGAAGGTAAAAACAGTTACGATTTAGTGGATGCCGCAATTGCTGAAATTGAATCGTCCGGACTGAAATACAAAGTTTGCCCTTTCGAGACCGTAATTGAAGGTTATTACGACGAAGTAATGGACTTGGTGAAGCGGGTTCACGACAAGCTTGAAAAAAGCGGAACAAAAAAACTCATGACTTACATCAAAATTCAAACTGTGTTTCAGGAAGATGTAACGATCGAAGACAAAATGCACAAATACGAGTAAAAAATATCGCTGCAAAATTTGTTTGTTCAATTCTAAAAACACTATATTTGCACCGCGTTTAGCAAATGGCTTCGTAGCTTAATGGATAGAGCATCTGACTACGGATCAGAAGGTTGCAGGTTCGAGTCTTGCCGAGGTCACAAAAAAGGTTGTCAAGTTTTGGCAACCTTTTTTCTTTTCCAGCACTTCAGATTCCCCAAATACTTCGGCCAAATCCCTGTCCAAACCGACAAACCTCATAAAGACCCATTTTCTCCTCATTTCAGGCAATTTGTAAATCAGGTATTGTCTGTCTATCCCCATCTCTTTATCTTTAGATAAACCCCAAATAAACAGGCTATGAAAAACATTTTCCTTTCCCTCCTTTTGATTTTGCAAATTCCGGGCAATTCTTCAACCCAGGATTTCAGAAACGTTTCGTTCGGCATGTCCAAAGTCGAAGTGAAAACAGCAGAGTCGGCTGACTTAATCGCTGATCAGGACAACATGATTGTCTATTCCGACCAGATCGCTTCTATTGACGTCTCCGTCGTTTATGTATTCACTGATGGGCTTCTCACCGAAGGGATGCTCGTTTCGGCAGAAAAGTATTCGAATAGCAACCAGTATTACGAAGATTATCTGCGGCTAAAAAGTCTTTTGAGCGAAAAGTATGGAAAAGCTGTCAACAATGAAAACTGGAACAACACACAATACAAAGAGTCTCCTGCCAACATCGGCACAGCACTCTCACTGGGACAGGTGAGCTTTTTATCGAAATGGGAAGATGATCCCCGCATAAAAGTATCACTGTTACTGCAAGGTAAAAATCACAAAGTCAACCTCATTGTCAAGTACACCAATCCGTAGGGTGAATAATGCCTTCACCAAGAAAAAGACAAAAGCAAAAAACGGCCACGACATTCAAAGCACTAATTTTTCTACTGCGAATAAATCTTACAATTTTCTTGCCTGCTCAACTACCTGAAGATTATCTGTCTTGAGTCTGCAAAAACACCCCAAAAGCCCGACAGTAGCTGAAAATTGGAAAAAAATTTCTCAAAAACCTTGTTCTTTTAAAACTAAAAACACTATATTTGCAGCGCTTTAAGCAAATGGCTCCGTAGCTTAATGGATAGAGCATCTGACTACGGATCAGAAGGTTGCAGGTTCGAGTCTTGCCGGGGTCACAAAAAGGTTGTCAAGTTTTTGACAGCCTTTTTTGCTTTTTTACCGGCAGATCCATCAAATTTCCGCACAACAAGAACACCCATAAATCTCCTATGGCATTCTTCTTCGATTCATACGGATTCGAATAAACTCTCAATAACTTTTAGGTGATTTTACCACCTGGATTTGTCTTCATTTTACGAAACCAGAATTTCTGATAAACGTAAAATCACTTCAAAAGAAAAACAAAGTGTCAGGAAAAATCAAACAAACTTAACTTCCCTACTTTATTAATTGTCATCAATCGAAATGAACAGCAGGAAAAACAAACAATGTGTAAATAACTTCAACTTTAAAATCGAAGACTATGAAAAAACGTTTCAACATTTACAGCGAAGGAACCTTAATCCTGAAAGATGACAGACTGAGCAATTTAAAAATGAGTTTAAAAGGAAAAGGAATCAAAAAAGCAATCAAACATTTAAAGTCGAATGAGATGTTCATTTATTTCGACCCGGTTTCAGGCCGGCAATGGGAATATGAACGAGTCGTATGATCCGAAATAACACAAAAGCGTCAACAACACTGGCGCTTTTT encodes the following:
- the rho gene encoding transcription termination factor Rho, which codes for MYDIIELSRKLLPDLREIAKELKIKKIESYKKQDLIYKILDTQAILASEKKSESSKENIAKAKPNPAKNVKQDDKSEDDSKQDDNTDEQPKKRRRTAVVIKAASAFDFAKKQRQREAEQNREEADQQQDAPVAKEEKQEPISKPEFKQEEKVQERETPVAQNPQGGQDQKRDFSRDQQKEYKQQDQRPKNKPHQKWENQQGQNKPKQGGSGGNGHSHEKPYEFEGIITNAGVLEIMPDGYGFLRSSDYNYLNSPDDIYVSQSQIKLFGLKTGDTVEGTIRPPKEGEKYFPLIKVLSINGRTPDYIRDRVPFDHLTPLFPTEKFNITGNGHDNISTRVVDLFSPIGKGQRGLIVAQPKTGKTMLLKEIANAIAANHPEVYMIVLLIDERPEEVTDMARSVNAEVISSTFDEPAERHVRVAGMVLEKAKRLVECGHDVVILLDSITRLARAYNTVAPASGKVLSGGVDANALHKPKRFFGAARNIEEGGSLTILSTALTETGSKMDDVIFEEFKGTGNMELQLDRKLSNKRIFPAVDIVSSSTRREDMLLPKPIMDKIWILRNYLADMNSLEAMEFIKTRIMRSASVEEFLISMNE
- a CDS encoding sigma-70 family RNA polymerase sigma factor, whose product is MRQLKITKQVTNRETLSLDKYLHEIGKVELLSAEKEVELAKKIRKGDRRALEELIKANLRFVVSVSKQYQNQGLSLPDLINEGNLGLIKAAQRFDETRGFKFISYAVWWIRQSILQALAEQARIVRLPLNKIGSINKINRTFSKLEQEFQREPTPEEVAGILETSSDMVEEAIKVSNHHVSMDAPLRDEDDNSLYDVMLNDESPSPDSGLITNSLRKEIERTLSTLGEREAEILKHYFGLNGYRQHTLEEIGDIFNLTRERVRQIKEKSIKKLKNNYRNRLLKAYLGQ
- the rpe gene encoding ribulose-phosphate 3-epimerase: MSKRLVAPSILSADFNRLGEDIEMINQSDADYIHCDVMDGVFVPNISFGIPIIQHVKKVATKPLDVHLMIVNPDQYIETFKAAGASILTVHYEACTHLHRTIGNIKANGMKASVCLNPHTPVHLLEDIIGDLDMVLLMSVNPGFGGQKFIENTYDKVRKLKKMIEAKNPDCLIEVDGGVNFETGKKLIEAGVDVLVAGSFVFGSDDPIDTIGKLKLV
- the feoB gene encoding ferrous iron transport protein B; the protein is MRLSEVKNSESVIITKVLGHGSFRKRITEMGFVKGKEVKVIKNTPFKGPIEFKILDYNITLRRSEANLIEVVSLDEAKHTTPLGYEGVIDREVLKRSATEKGKIINIALVGNPNCGKTTLFNFLSGSKEHVGNYSGVTVDAKKASFKQFGYQFNLIDLPGTYSLTAYSPEEIYVRKFIWKETPDIVINVVDSSNLERNLFLTTQLIDMDIKVVCALNMYDELVRNKSIFNYEKLGKLTGIPFIPTVSSKGKGIDELLQKAIDVYEDRDPIVRHIHINYGMEIEKSIKRIREKVRQNRPIADKISSRFMALKLLEKDNETLFNLSKYTNFDEIKAVTKEECVRIETLYNEDSETIITDAKYGFIAGALKETFKQRINPEKSQSEKIDKFLTHPLLGMPIFIILIFATFYATFTLGAYPMGWIESLVAFIGNSVRGMMASGMLRDLLTNGIIDGTGSVLVFLPNILILFFFISLMEDSGYMARAAFIMDKVMHFFGLHGRSFIPMIMGFGCNVPAIMATRTLRNPGDRLLTMLIIPFMSCSARLPVYVLFISAFFPGSPALVLGGIYFAGIIIAFLMAQIFNKTIFRNKETPFVLELPPYRIPTFRNIVVHMWDKSYQYLRKIAGVILIGVVIVWALGYFPRQSVQSDAIGTQIAQLEADGTADTQGAIHQLRVEQESVRLQNSYLGQIGQFVEPVMKPLGFDWKMSIALVAGLPAKEIVVSTLGVLYQVDDDSTVSLGDKLKMEKYRSGDLKGQSVITLPVALAFLIFVLVYFPCIGVIATIRNESGKVFWAVFTMVYTTLLAWGMAYLTVIVGRWFFS
- a CDS encoding thiamine-binding protein; translation: MTQKKINLALQVLPQAEGKNSYDLVDAAIAEIESSGLKYKVCPFETVIEGYYDEVMDLVKRVHDKLEKSGTKKLMTYIKIQTVFQEDVTIEDKMHKYE